A single window of Treponema denticola ATCC 35405 DNA harbors:
- the mraZ gene encoding division/cell wall cluster transcriptional repressor MraZ — MTGEYKNTLDEKGRIMFPAKIRAELPDSNLVITRGVGNCLWIFTADKWKKFSDEIMKKTSLFKAQSLLVMRRLIAPAQEIEVDKNGRISIPQSLRECAGLEKDCIILGLGKCFELWDLKQYEKYLKESEPDFSEAAEALGEIGF; from the coding sequence ATGACCGGAGAATATAAGAATACTCTTGACGAAAAAGGAAGAATTATGTTTCCGGCTAAAATTCGTGCAGAATTACCCGATTCAAATTTGGTTATTACAAGAGGTGTAGGTAACTGTCTTTGGATTTTTACTGCGGATAAATGGAAAAAGTTTTCGGATGAGATTATGAAGAAAACTTCCCTATTTAAAGCTCAATCCTTGTTGGTTATGAGGCGCTTAATTGCTCCGGCACAAGAAATTGAAGTTGATAAAAACGGCCGTATATCTATTCCCCAGAGCCTCCGCGAGTGTGCAGGGCTCGAAAAAGACTGCATTATTTTAGGTCTCGGTAAATGCTTTGAATTGTGGGACCTAAAGCAATATGAAAAATATTTAAAGGAGAGTGAGCCGGATTTTTCTGAAGCTGCCGAAGCTTTGGGTGAAATAGGTTTTTAG
- the rsmH gene encoding 16S rRNA (cytosine(1402)-N(4))-methyltransferase RsmH, whose protein sequence is MQPVHTSVLLEECLEFLKPDASDNLFVDGTLGEGGHTEAFLKRYPQLNAIGVDADVSIQERAKERLKPFGERIRFHLGWSDEFFKNYPKDFAPPNLILLDLGISMFHYVKSGRGFSFSSDEPLDMRLNPELRLSAADIVNSYNEKDLADLIFNYGEERYSRKIASRIVEQRAAAAFSNAKELADCIYKAVPQNYRHGKIHPATKTFQALRIAVNGELDRLPRLLEAAFSVLAPNGRLGLITFHSLEDRIVKFYFKELGKSCTCPENMPICKCGGRPRAEVLTKKAVKASDEEIRLNPPSRSARLRVVRKIDYRES, encoded by the coding sequence ATGCAGCCAGTCCATACATCGGTCTTGCTTGAGGAATGTCTCGAATTCTTAAAACCCGATGCTTCCGATAATCTTTTTGTAGACGGAACATTGGGAGAAGGCGGACATACTGAAGCTTTTTTAAAAAGATATCCTCAACTGAATGCGATAGGCGTTGATGCCGATGTTTCTATTCAAGAACGGGCAAAAGAAAGGTTAAAACCCTTCGGTGAACGCATCCGGTTTCACTTAGGCTGGTCCGATGAGTTTTTTAAAAATTACCCGAAAGACTTTGCTCCTCCGAATTTAATTCTTTTGGATTTAGGAATATCCATGTTTCACTATGTAAAATCGGGGAGGGGATTTTCTTTTTCTTCTGACGAACCCTTGGATATGCGGCTTAATCCTGAGCTTAGGCTGAGTGCCGCCGATATTGTCAATTCTTATAATGAAAAAGATTTGGCGGATTTAATTTTTAATTACGGTGAAGAGCGTTACTCAAGAAAGATAGCTTCCCGTATAGTTGAACAAAGAGCTGCGGCGGCTTTTAGTAATGCAAAAGAATTGGCTGATTGTATTTACAAGGCTGTCCCTCAAAATTACAGGCATGGAAAAATTCATCCTGCAACAAAAACTTTTCAAGCTCTTAGAATTGCAGTGAATGGAGAGCTTGATAGACTACCTCGTCTTTTGGAAGCGGCTTTTTCGGTTTTGGCTCCTAACGGACGGCTTGGGCTTATTACTTTTCATTCTCTTGAGGATAGAATTGTAAAGTTCTATTTTAAAGAATTAGGGAAAAGCTGTACCTGTCCCGAAAATATGCCGATATGTAAGTGCGGGGGTAGGCCTAGGGCTGAAGTTTTAACAAAAAAAGCCGTTAAGGCTTCGGATGAAGAAATAAGGCTTAATCCTCCGTCGAGGAGTGCACGCCTTAGGGTTGTGCGTAAAATTGATTATCGGGAGAGTTAA
- a CDS encoding cell division protein FtsL, giving the protein MKKILAVLFTLFIPLFLFAVVLQSSRYTSVERDLADYNKEQSKIIDENKKKISGISILSKPERIERIAVEELKMRKALSAEILRVSISKENKDG; this is encoded by the coding sequence ATGAAAAAAATACTTGCTGTGCTTTTCACATTGTTTATTCCTCTTTTTTTGTTTGCAGTGGTTTTGCAGTCTTCGCGTTATACAAGTGTTGAAAGGGATTTGGCTGATTATAATAAAGAACAGTCTAAAATTATTGATGAAAATAAAAAGAAAATTTCCGGTATTTCTATTTTATCGAAGCCTGAGCGTATCGAAAGAATTGCCGTTGAAGAATTAAAAATGAGAAAAGCTTTGTCGGCCGAGATTTTGAGGGTTTCAATTTCAAAGGAGAATAAGGATGGTTAG
- a CDS encoding UDP-N-acetylmuramoyl-tripeptide--D-alanyl-D-alanine ligase, with the protein MVRENLSNNLDYSLMNLDELLTSTGAWLVYESNSSKAFSSVVMDSRNVKNNSLFIPLRGENQDGHVYIEPALKNGAKFFVVDFDYLDENETALLSLCKNYDASCVAVKNNLKALQDAARYYLSKFPNLYKIGITGSSGKTTTKEILASIYSKKYNTVSTKGNLNSETGLPLSVFEVRPEHEAGIFELGMNRKGEIAEIASVLLPNAAIITNIGTAHIGILGTKQAIAEEKKEIFSFFKDDSLGFIPECEFTDFLKDIPHGSVFTVSDNDSSLVQKVEDAGVLGSKIFYKGEEILFPLPGVYNVKNALLCIALAEKKGFSAKEIKSGLEAVRPLFGRSQVLHGFVTYFLDCYNANPDSMKSAIEFCDSINTECAKHYVLASMLELGAESDYEHKKIIEDALKSNADNLYFFGDDICSAFEGMNVSSSKKIYKFKTNQFDALKEQLKENLSKDDFVLLKGSRSMELERLESVLKEGEI; encoded by the coding sequence ATGGTTAGAGAAAACTTAAGCAATAATTTAGACTATTCTCTTATGAATCTTGATGAATTGCTTACAAGTACCGGTGCATGGCTTGTTTATGAATCTAATTCCTCTAAAGCGTTTTCTTCTGTAGTCATGGACAGCCGTAATGTAAAAAATAATTCTCTCTTTATTCCTTTACGAGGTGAAAATCAGGACGGGCATGTTTACATAGAGCCTGCTTTAAAGAATGGAGCTAAATTTTTTGTTGTTGACTTTGATTATCTTGATGAAAATGAAACTGCATTATTGTCATTGTGCAAAAACTATGATGCTTCATGTGTTGCCGTAAAAAATAATTTAAAAGCCTTACAGGATGCTGCAAGATATTATTTGTCGAAATTTCCCAATCTTTATAAAATAGGTATTACGGGGTCAAGCGGTAAAACAACTACAAAAGAAATTTTGGCTTCTATATATTCTAAAAAATATAATACCGTATCGACAAAGGGTAATTTAAATTCCGAAACAGGTTTACCTCTTTCCGTTTTTGAAGTACGGCCCGAACATGAAGCCGGAATATTTGAGCTTGGCATGAACCGTAAGGGGGAGATAGCCGAAATAGCAAGCGTTCTTTTACCAAACGCCGCTATAATTACAAACATAGGAACTGCCCATATCGGTATTCTCGGCACAAAGCAGGCAATTGCTGAGGAAAAAAAAGAAATTTTTTCTTTTTTTAAAGATGACTCTTTAGGCTTTATTCCTGAATGTGAATTTACGGATTTCTTAAAAGATATTCCTCATGGTTCTGTTTTTACGGTTTCAGATAATGATTCTTCATTGGTGCAAAAGGTTGAAGATGCCGGTGTATTGGGTTCTAAAATTTTTTATAAAGGAGAAGAAATTTTATTCCCATTACCCGGAGTGTATAATGTAAAAAATGCTCTTTTATGTATAGCCTTGGCGGAAAAAAAAGGTTTTTCGGCTAAGGAAATTAAATCGGGTTTAGAAGCCGTGCGGCCTCTGTTTGGTAGATCGCAGGTCTTGCACGGCTTTGTAACCTATTTTTTGGATTGCTATAATGCAAATCCCGACTCGATGAAAAGTGCAATAGAGTTTTGTGATTCTATAAATACCGAATGTGCAAAACATTATGTTTTGGCATCTATGCTTGAGCTGGGGGCTGAATCCGACTATGAGCATAAAAAAATAATTGAAGATGCATTAAAATCAAATGCCGATAATTTATACTTTTTTGGAGATGATATTTGTTCCGCTTTTGAAGGTATGAACGTTTCTTCTTCAAAAAAAATATATAAGTTTAAAACAAATCAATTCGATGCATTAAAAGAACAGCTTAAAGAAAATTTGTCTAAAGATGATTTTGTTTTATTAAAAGGTTCAAGATCAATGGAACTTGAAAGATTGGAATCCGTTTTAAAAGAAGGGGAGATTTAA
- the ftsW gene encoding putative lipid II flippase FtsW encodes MVKHIIAKKNIHSEKYDFVFAMSVLLLFGVGFATLYSGSIHYAQRFFDNHLYFVGKQIKHFIAGIIAMTFFLFVDFSTIRKMLPFIMLATFIFCLLPFIPGIGEERNGASRWINIAGFMFQPSELLKLSLILFLANFFDKKNGNYDQPLVSIITPFVIISLFAFLVYLENDFSSSMFIFFIAGLMFFIAGVPILWFIKGFVSFAPIFILMIITKEYRMERVLSFLDPSRSPLDSGFQIQAALNALTSGGVWGQGLGNGLRKIASVPEIYSDFIFVVWAEEMGFIGVVFYIALLAFFAFFGYRIAFGCRSRFGAYVAFGAVSCILSQSLVNCAVVSKMIPATGIPLPFFSSGGSSLVVTFSLCGLILNASGYVNKKEK; translated from the coding sequence ATGGTGAAACATATTATTGCAAAGAAAAATATTCACTCTGAAAAGTATGACTTTGTTTTTGCAATGTCGGTTCTTCTCCTTTTCGGCGTCGGCTTTGCGACCCTGTATTCCGGTTCTATTCATTACGCTCAACGTTTTTTTGACAATCACCTTTATTTTGTCGGTAAGCAAATAAAACATTTTATTGCAGGTATCATTGCAATGACGTTTTTTCTCTTTGTAGATTTTTCTACAATAAGAAAAATGCTGCCTTTTATTATGCTTGCGACTTTTATTTTTTGTCTGCTTCCGTTTATTCCAGGAATCGGAGAAGAAAGAAACGGTGCTTCCCGATGGATAAATATTGCAGGTTTTATGTTTCAGCCTTCGGAGCTTTTAAAGCTTTCTTTAATTTTATTTTTAGCTAATTTTTTCGACAAGAAAAACGGTAATTATGATCAGCCTTTAGTTTCGATTATTACGCCTTTTGTTATAATATCTTTGTTTGCTTTTTTGGTATATTTGGAAAATGACTTTTCTTCTTCGATGTTTATCTTTTTTATAGCCGGTTTGATGTTCTTTATAGCAGGTGTTCCGATATTATGGTTTATTAAAGGATTTGTAAGTTTTGCACCAATCTTTATTTTGATGATTATAACAAAAGAATATAGAATGGAAAGAGTTCTATCTTTTTTGGATCCTTCAAGGAGTCCTTTAGATTCAGGTTTTCAAATACAGGCTGCTCTTAATGCATTGACAAGCGGTGGAGTTTGGGGGCAAGGATTAGGAAACGGTTTACGTAAAATAGCAAGTGTACCTGAAATATATTCCGATTTTATATTTGTTGTATGGGCTGAGGAAATGGGATTTATAGGTGTTGTGTTTTATATTGCATTACTTGCCTTTTTTGCATTTTTCGGCTATAGGATAGCTTTTGGTTGTAGGAGCAGATTCGGTGCTTATGTAGCTTTTGGGGCTGTAAGTTGTATACTATCTCAGTCACTGGTAAATTGTGCTGTTGTTTCAAAAATGATTCCGGCCACAGGAATAC